Proteins from a genomic interval of Euleptes europaea isolate rEulEur1 chromosome 18, rEulEur1.hap1, whole genome shotgun sequence:
- the LOC130490014 gene encoding E3 SUMO-protein ligase ZBED1-like has product MQVAEDACTHLEDELLFCEDCRLYFRDSCPHHGPPTFVADSPVPERAPSRALLSLPEGLLVKERSQGGFGVWNALPALPRGCIFGPYEGEVVREHGDCTRYSWAVRDNGSYFFVDASDESKSNWMRYVACASTEDEQNLTVFQYRGYIYYRVCQTVPADTELLVWIGEEYARTLGLRLGEHFKYEFGEKELLMKLFQELHLKTPLSPPAPHAPSSRTQYLCGDATASSLLPLHKPGLPPAGSAFPLLEGTQNLVGLGRAQSRYWTFFGFQGDACGRILDKSKIICKLCGVRLSYSGNTTNLRQHLIYKHRCEYNQLVGAQSAALDKGGAAEFGAARPPAPGRTTRAVADFIVLDLMPVEVVEGEGFGQMLGVLDPSYKPPDATSLAHTVLKDMYTQAKGKIWGLVRALPQCSLSVDLWRHSGTLTYLTLTVHYVDDCFEARARVLSSRPVPEEPSADSLAEALAEAAKEWGVRESASYTVGRLSPAAQQAATALGWTALPCVGEALRVAMEAALGQPATQGALERLRRLASWALAGAGRSEKLWAQEPLLQAHLGRFLRDGGKWHSIYMVLQGLLDHSEPLAGLGPNGEATLRPQDWAALRDTVKVLKPMAIATSTFTKEPFSSLSLVKPVLTSLLYKHLVPSEWDSALAHDAKAAAQKELSQHFSNPDVNQALNLACALDPRFRGLDFLSHSDRVETLHLLKTEASRLAETPASLTSGLPDVASPPTKQPKQDAGIEFLLGDLCSVRGASGICSAHQQAEQETASFQTSKASALGQEPLQWWKTHHTQYPLLARAARKLLGVPATSVPAAWLFSGAGDAIQAKRQALTPEHVDMLVFLHGNRAMLY; this is encoded by the exons ATGCAAGTAGCTGAGGATGCCTGCACCCATCTGGAGGACGAGCTGCTCT TCTGTGAAGACTGCCGCCTGTATTTCCGGGATTCCTGCCCACATCACGGACCCCCCACCTTCGTGGCTGACTCTCCGGTTCCAGAAAGGGCTCCGTCGCGGGCACTGTTATCCCTGCCCGAGGGCCTTTTGGTCAAGGAGAGATCCCAAGGAGGCTTTGGagtttggaatgcccttcccgCCCTGCCTCGTGGCTGCATCTTTGGGCCCTACGAGGGGGAAGTGGTCCGGGAGCACGGCGACTGCACCCGTTATTCCTGGGCG GTGCGGGACAATGGCTCCTATTTCTTCGTCGACGCCTCCGACGAGTCCAAATCCAACTGGATGAG ATACGTGGCATGCGCCTCCACCGAGGATGAGCAGAATCTGACTGTTTTCCAGTACCGGGGTTACATCTACTATCGGGTCTGCCAGACTGTACCTGCTGATACAGAGCTGCTGGTATGGATTGGAGAGGAGTATGCCCGCACTCTTGGATTGCGCTTGG gcgagCACTTTAAGTACGAATTCGGCGAGAAAGAGCTGCTGATGAAACTCTTCCAAGAGCTGCACCTCAAGACCCCGCTGTCACCCCCGGCCCCCCACGCCCCCTCCTCCCGGACGCAGTACCTGTGCGGCGATGCCACAGcctcttccctcctgcctctccaCAAACCGGGGCTCCCCCCGGCGGGAAGCGCCTTCCCCCTGCTCGAAGGGACGCAGAACCTGGTGGGGCTGGGCCGGGCCCAGAGCCGCTACTGGACCTTTTTTGGGTTCCAGGGGGATGCCTGCGGGCGCATCCTGGACAAGAGCAAGATCATCTGCAAGCTGTGCGGAGTGCGGCTGAGCTACAGTGGCAACACCACCAACCTGCGGCAGCACCTCATCTACAAGCACCGCTGCGAGTACAACCAGCTGGTGGGGGCCCAGAGCGCCGCCCTCGACAAAGGGGGGGCGGCCGAGTTCGGGGCCGCccggccccccgcccccggcaGGACCACCCGGGCCGTGGCGGACTTCATCGTGCTGGACCTGATGCCCGTGGAGGTGGTGGAAGGGGAAGGCTTTGGTCAGATGCTGGGGGTCCTGGACCCCAGCTACAAGCCGCCGGACGCCACCTCCCTAGCCCACACAGTGCTCAAGGACATGTACACCCAGGCGAAGGGGAAGATCTGGGGGCTCGTCCGGGCCCTGCCCCAGTGCTCCCTCAGCGTGGACCTGTGGCGCCACAGCggcaccctcacctacctcaccctCACGGTGCACTACGTGGACGACTGCTTCGAGGCCCGGGCCCGCGTCCTCTCGAGCCGCCCCGTCCCCGAGGAGCCCAGTGCTGATAGCCTGGCGGAGGCCCTCGCCGAGGCGGCCAAGGAATGGGGGGTGCGCGAAAGCGCCTCGTACACCGTCGGCCGCCTCAGCCCTGCCGCCCAGCAGGCTGCCACGGCCCTTGGCTGGACGGCCCTGCCTTGCGTTGGGGAGGCCCTGCGGGTGGCCATGGAGGCCGCACTGGGCCAGCCGGCCACGCAGGGCGCGTTGGAGAGGCTGCGCCGCTTGGCCTCCTGGGCGCTGGCAGGGGCCGGCCGCAGCGAGAAGCTGTGGGCCCAGGAGCCCCTCCTGCAGGCTCACCTCGGCCGCTTCCTGAGGGACGGGGGCAAATGGCACAGCATCTACATGGTCCTTCAGGGCCTGTTGGATCACAGCGAGCCCCTGGCAGGGCTTGGCCCCAACGGGGAGGCCACGCTGCGCCCCCAGGACTGGGCCGCGCTTCGGGATACGGTCAAAGTCCTCAAGCCCATGGCCATCGCTACCTCAACGTTTACCAAAGAGCCCTTTTCCAGCCTCTCCCTGGTCAAGCCTGTGCTGACCAGCCTCCTGTACAAACACTTGGTGCCCAGCGAGTGGGACTCCGCCCTGGCCCACGATGCCAAAGCCGCGGCTCAGAAGGAGCTGAGCCAGCACTTCTCCAATCCGGACGTCAACCAGGCCCTCAACCTGGCCTGTGCGCTGGACCCCCGCTTCCGCGGCCTGGATTTCCTGAGCCACTCCGACCGGGTGGAGACCTTGCACCTGCTCAAGACGGAAGCCTCGCGCCTGGCCGAGACCCCCGCCTCGTTGACCTCCGGCCTGCCTGACGTCGCCTCACCCCCGACCAAGCAACCAAAGCAAGACGCAGGCATCGAGTTCCTGCTGGGGGACCTGTGCAGTGTCCGCGGCGCCTCGGGCATCTGCTCTGCGCACCAGCAGGCCGAGCAAGAGACAGCCAGCTTCCAAACCAGCAAGGCCTCTGCCCTCGGCCAAGAACCTCTGCAGTGGTGGAAGACGCACCACACCCAGTACCCTCTGCTGGCCCGGGCGGCCCGCAAGCTGCTCGGCGTGCCAGCCACTTCAGTGCCTGCCGCCTGGCTCTTCAGTGGCGCCGGTGACGCCATCCAGGCCAAGCGCCAAGCCCTGACACCCGAGCACGTCGACATGTTGGTGTTTCTCCACGGCAACCGAGCCATGCTGTATTAG